In a genomic window of Variovorax paradoxus:
- a CDS encoding LysR family transcriptional regulator, whose amino-acid sequence MDQIAAMRVFARVVEAGTFTRAADSLQMPKPTVTKMVQQLETHLRVKLLQRTTRRVTVTPEGAAYYERTARVLAELEDIESDLTNAQANPRGRLRVDVGSSLANMILIPQLPAFHARYPEIELEIGVGDRPVNLVGDAVDCVIRAGPLDDQTLVARRIATMPFVTCATPRYLERHGVPKTPADIGDGRHRVVGYFSSLSNRPVPLRYGRGEDRIEIHGHTVVGVNESTAHLSAMLTGMGLAQTFDLMAAPYLASGALVEVLQGFAPEPYPLHVVYPTNRHLSAKLRVFVDWAVELFAPYDKQRKPR is encoded by the coding sequence ATGGACCAGATCGCCGCCATGCGCGTCTTCGCCCGCGTGGTCGAGGCCGGCACCTTCACGCGCGCCGCCGATTCGCTGCAGATGCCCAAGCCGACCGTGACGAAGATGGTGCAGCAGCTCGAGACCCATCTGCGCGTGAAGCTGCTGCAGCGCACGACCCGGCGCGTGACGGTCACGCCCGAGGGCGCGGCCTACTACGAGCGCACCGCGCGCGTGCTCGCCGAGCTCGAGGACATCGAGTCGGACCTCACGAACGCGCAGGCCAATCCGCGCGGACGGCTGCGCGTGGACGTGGGCTCCTCGCTGGCCAACATGATCCTGATTCCGCAGCTGCCGGCCTTCCATGCGCGCTATCCCGAGATCGAGCTCGAGATCGGCGTGGGCGACCGGCCCGTGAACCTGGTCGGCGATGCGGTGGACTGCGTGATCCGCGCGGGCCCGCTCGACGACCAGACGCTGGTGGCGCGCCGCATCGCGACCATGCCCTTCGTGACCTGCGCCACGCCCCGCTACCTCGAGCGACATGGCGTGCCGAAGACGCCGGCCGACATCGGCGATGGCCGGCACCGCGTGGTGGGCTATTTCTCGTCGCTGAGCAACCGGCCGGTGCCGCTGCGCTACGGCCGTGGCGAGGACCGCATCGAGATCCACGGCCACACGGTGGTGGGCGTGAACGAGAGCACCGCGCACCTGAGCGCGATGCTCACCGGCATGGGCCTGGCGCAGACCTTCGACCTGATGGCCGCGCCGTATCTCGCGAGCGGTGCCTTGGTCGAGGTGCTGCAGGGCTTCGCGCCCGAGCCCTATCCGCTGCACGTGGTGTATCCGACCAACCGGCACCTGAGCGCCAAGCTGCGCGTGTTCGTCGACTGGGCGGTGGAGCTGTTCGCGCCTTACGACAAGCAGCGCAAGCCGCGCTGA
- a CDS encoding glucose 1-dehydrogenase → MSTSTLKLDGKIALVTGGTSGIGLATAQRFVAEGAHVFVTGRRQAELDAAVKAIGRNVTGVLGDVSKLDDLDRLYDTIRAQKGRLDVLFANAGGGSLVPLGQITEEHFDKTFGTNVRGLLFTVQKALPLMAKGSSIVLNASITSIKGTPAFSVYSATKAAVRSFARSWAVDLKDAGIRVNAVSPGVVPTPAYELLGLTPEQVEGFIESQAQAIPLGRVGTPDEIAKAVVFLASDDSSFVNATELFVDGGMAQI, encoded by the coding sequence ATGTCCACCTCCACGCTCAAGCTCGATGGAAAGATCGCCCTCGTCACCGGCGGCACCAGCGGCATCGGCCTGGCCACCGCGCAACGCTTCGTGGCCGAAGGCGCCCACGTCTTCGTCACCGGCCGCCGCCAGGCCGAACTCGACGCGGCCGTGAAAGCCATCGGCCGCAACGTCACGGGCGTGCTCGGCGACGTCTCGAAGCTCGACGACCTCGACCGCCTCTACGACACCATCCGCGCGCAGAAGGGCCGGCTCGACGTGCTGTTCGCCAACGCGGGCGGCGGCAGCCTGGTGCCGCTGGGCCAGATCACCGAGGAGCATTTCGACAAGACCTTCGGCACCAACGTGCGCGGCCTGCTGTTCACCGTGCAGAAGGCGCTGCCGCTGATGGCCAAGGGCTCGTCGATCGTGCTGAACGCCTCGATCACCAGCATCAAGGGCACGCCGGCCTTCAGCGTCTACAGCGCGACCAAGGCCGCGGTGCGCAGCTTCGCGCGCAGCTGGGCCGTGGACCTGAAGGATGCCGGCATCCGCGTCAACGCGGTGAGTCCGGGCGTGGTGCCGACCCCGGCCTACGAGCTGCTGGGCCTCACGCCCGAACAGGTCGAGGGCTTCATCGAATCGCAGGCGCAGGCCATTCCGCTGGGCCGCGTCGGCACGCCCGACGAGATCGCCAAGGCCGTGGTGTTCCTCGCCTCGGACGACAGCAGCTTCGTCAATGCCACCGAGTTGTTCGTCGATGGCGGCATGGCGCAGATCTAG
- a CDS encoding FKBP-type peptidyl-prolyl cis-trans isomerase: MKSLFCAALVSFCAVSAAWAQSAPVTTASGLIYQSLKEGTGASPAATDVVKVHYRGTFPDSGKEFDSSYKRNEPTEFPLNGVIPCWTEGVQKMKPGGKAKLTCPPSIAYGSRGAGGVIPPNATLNFEIELISVTKR, encoded by the coding sequence GTGAAGTCCCTGTTCTGTGCCGCTCTCGTGTCCTTCTGCGCCGTGTCCGCCGCGTGGGCCCAGTCCGCGCCCGTCACCACGGCCAGCGGCCTGATCTACCAGTCGCTCAAGGAAGGCACGGGCGCCTCGCCGGCCGCGACCGACGTGGTCAAGGTGCACTACCGCGGCACCTTCCCCGATTCGGGCAAGGAGTTCGACAGCTCCTACAAGCGCAACGAACCCACCGAGTTCCCGCTCAACGGCGTGATCCCGTGCTGGACCGAGGGCGTGCAGAAGATGAAGCCGGGCGGCAAGGCCAAGCTGACCTGCCCGCCGTCGATCGCCTACGGTTCGCGCGGCGCGGGCGGCGTGATTCCGCCCAACGCCACGCTGAACTTCGAGATCGAACTCATCTCCGTAACCAAGCGCTAA
- the eat gene encoding ethanolamine permease, with product MPSTEATPAAPSPGGSGHLKKVLGPLQLWGIAVGLVISGEYFGWSYGWNTAGTLGFLVATVLVATMYTTFIFSFTELSTAIPHAGGPFAYARRAFGPHGGFVAGFATLIEFVFAPPAIALAIGAYLNVQFPGINPKWFALGAYVIFIGLNWIGIGIAAAFELFVTVLAIFELLVFMGVVTPGWSMANFVANGWAGGSVLNGAAIAGIFASIPFAIWFFLAIEGAAMAAEEARDPHRTIPIAYTTGIVTLVVLAFGVMIFAGGVGDWRKLANINDPLPQAMKAVVGDNSGWLHMLVWIGLFGLIASFHGIIMGYSRQIFALARAGYLPRYFAGLSPRFDTPHRALLAGGVVGVVAIFSDEWVQFGGQTLTANIVTMAVLGAIVMYLVSMAALFRLRRTEPALPRSYRAPFYPVFPAIALGLGLVCLGAMVWFNPMLTLLFLVLMALAYLYFLATSAQRNAAAPDEMLSAPTSTPAA from the coding sequence ATGCCTTCCACCGAAGCCACGCCCGCGGCGCCCTCCCCCGGCGGCAGCGGCCATCTGAAGAAAGTGCTCGGTCCCCTGCAGCTCTGGGGCATCGCGGTCGGCCTCGTGATCTCGGGCGAGTACTTTGGCTGGAGCTACGGCTGGAACACCGCCGGCACGCTCGGCTTCCTGGTCGCCACGGTGCTGGTGGCGACGATGTACACCACCTTCATCTTCAGCTTCACCGAACTCTCGACCGCGATTCCGCACGCCGGCGGCCCCTTCGCCTACGCGCGCCGCGCCTTCGGCCCGCACGGCGGCTTCGTGGCCGGCTTCGCCACGCTGATCGAGTTCGTGTTCGCGCCGCCGGCCATCGCGCTGGCGATCGGCGCCTACCTCAACGTGCAGTTCCCGGGCATCAATCCGAAGTGGTTCGCGCTCGGCGCCTACGTGATCTTCATCGGCCTCAACTGGATCGGCATCGGCATCGCCGCGGCCTTCGAGCTGTTCGTCACCGTGCTCGCGATCTTCGAGCTGCTGGTGTTCATGGGCGTGGTCACGCCGGGCTGGTCGATGGCCAACTTCGTGGCCAACGGCTGGGCCGGCGGCAGCGTGCTGAACGGCGCGGCCATCGCGGGCATCTTCGCCTCGATCCCGTTCGCGATCTGGTTCTTCCTCGCGATCGAGGGCGCGGCCATGGCGGCCGAGGAGGCGCGCGATCCGCACCGCACGATCCCGATCGCCTACACCACCGGCATCGTCACGCTGGTGGTGCTGGCCTTCGGCGTGATGATCTTCGCGGGCGGCGTGGGCGACTGGCGCAAGCTCGCCAACATCAACGACCCGCTGCCGCAGGCCATGAAGGCCGTGGTGGGCGACAACAGCGGCTGGCTGCACATGCTGGTGTGGATCGGCCTGTTCGGGCTGATCGCCTCCTTCCACGGGATCATCATGGGCTACTCGCGCCAGATCTTCGCGCTGGCGCGCGCCGGCTACCTGCCGCGCTACTTCGCGGGCCTGAGCCCGCGCTTCGACACGCCGCACCGCGCGCTGCTGGCCGGCGGCGTCGTCGGCGTGGTGGCGATCTTCAGCGACGAGTGGGTGCAGTTCGGCGGCCAGACGCTCACGGCCAACATCGTGACGATGGCCGTGCTCGGCGCGATCGTGATGTACCTGGTCTCGATGGCCGCGCTGTTCAGGCTGCGCCGCACCGAACCCGCGCTGCCGCGCAGCTACCGCGCGCCCTTCTACCCGGTGTTTCCCGCCATCGCGCTGGGGCTGGGCCTGGTGTGCCTGGGCGCGATGGTGTGGTTCAACCCGATGCTCACCCTGCTGTTCCTCGTGTTGATGGCGCTGGCCTATCTCTACTTCCTCGCGACCTCGGCGCAGCGCAACGCGGCCGCGCCCGACGAGATGCTGTCGGCCCCCACCTCCACGCCCGCCGCCTGA
- a CDS encoding ethanolamine ammonia-lyase subunit EutB: MRYRTTIAGQGFSFDDLRQVMAAASPARSGDYLAGIGAATAQQRMAARHVLADTPLAQFLNEALIPYESDNITRLIIDSHDARAFAPVSHLTVGDFRNWLLSEQADTAALTALAPGLTPEMVAAVSKLMRNQDLVSVAKKCNVVTRFRDTIGLPGHLAVRLQPNHPTDDLRGVAASTLDGLLYGAGDAVIGLNPVSDSLPVLGRLLHMLDELIQRFEIPTQSCVLTHVTNTLRLAEAGAPVDLVFQSIAGTEKANLSFGVTPELLAEAHDAAQSLQRGTVGDNLMYFETGQGSALSANANFGVDQQTCEVRAYALARRYKPLLINTVVGFIGPEYLYDGKQIIRAGLEDHFCGKLMGLPIGCDICYTNHAEADQDDMDNLLVLLGTAGINFIMGIPGADDVMLNYQSTSFHDALFLRQTLGLKRAPEFEAWLQRMQITDAAGRIAPPSSNRLLAGMGALSALSS; this comes from the coding sequence ATGCGCTATCGCACCACCATCGCCGGCCAGGGCTTTTCCTTCGACGACCTGCGCCAGGTCATGGCCGCGGCCAGTCCCGCGCGCTCGGGCGACTACCTCGCGGGCATCGGCGCGGCCACCGCGCAGCAGCGCATGGCGGCGCGCCACGTGCTGGCCGACACGCCGCTCGCGCAGTTCCTCAACGAGGCGCTGATCCCCTACGAGAGCGACAACATCACGCGGCTGATCATCGATAGCCACGATGCCCGGGCCTTCGCGCCGGTCTCCCACCTCACGGTCGGCGACTTCCGCAACTGGCTGCTGTCGGAGCAGGCGGACACCGCGGCGCTCACGGCCCTCGCGCCGGGCCTCACGCCCGAGATGGTGGCGGCGGTGTCGAAGCTCATGCGCAACCAGGACCTGGTCTCGGTCGCGAAGAAGTGCAACGTGGTCACGCGCTTTCGCGACACCATCGGCCTGCCCGGCCACCTCGCGGTGCGGCTGCAGCCCAACCACCCGACCGACGACCTGCGCGGCGTGGCCGCCTCCACGCTCGACGGCCTGCTCTACGGCGCGGGCGACGCGGTGATCGGCCTGAACCCGGTGTCCGACAGCCTGCCGGTGCTCGGCCGCCTGCTGCACATGCTCGACGAACTGATCCAGCGCTTCGAGATTCCCACCCAGAGCTGCGTGCTCACGCACGTCACCAACACGCTGCGCCTGGCCGAGGCCGGCGCGCCGGTCGACCTGGTGTTCCAGTCGATCGCGGGCACCGAGAAGGCCAACCTCTCGTTCGGCGTCACGCCCGAGCTGCTGGCCGAGGCCCACGACGCCGCGCAGTCGCTCCAGCGCGGCACCGTCGGCGACAACCTCATGTACTTCGAGACCGGCCAGGGCAGCGCGCTGTCGGCCAATGCCAACTTCGGCGTCGACCAGCAGACCTGCGAGGTGCGCGCCTATGCGCTGGCGCGCCGCTACAAGCCGCTGCTCATCAACACCGTGGTCGGCTTCATCGGCCCCGAGTACCTGTACGACGGCAAGCAGATCATCCGCGCCGGCCTCGAGGACCACTTCTGCGGCAAGCTCATGGGCCTGCCGATCGGCTGCGACATCTGCTACACCAACCATGCCGAGGCCGACCAGGACGACATGGACAACCTGCTGGTGCTGCTGGGCACCGCGGGCATCAACTTCATCATGGGCATCCCGGGCGCCGACGACGTGATGCTCAACTACCAGAGCACCTCCTTCCACGACGCGCTGTTCCTGCGCCAGACCCTGGGCCTCAAGCGCGCGCCCGAGTTCGAGGCCTGGCTGCAGCGCATGCAGATCACCGATGCGGCGGGGCGGATCGCGCCGCCCTCCTCCAACCGGCTGCTGGCCGGCATGGGCGCCCTG